A genomic window from Gossypium hirsutum isolate 1008001.06 chromosome D12, Gossypium_hirsutum_v2.1, whole genome shotgun sequence includes:
- the LOC107953402 gene encoding probable carboxylesterase 2 codes for MDSSSNEVIRDCPPFFKVYKDGRVERYFVTQPVPAGLDPTTGVQTKDVVISPAVKARIFMPQSTTPGQKLPLLVHYHGGGFSIGSAFDTFTYKVAAPLAKQANIVLVSIDYRLAPEHPLPIAHDDSWVGLQWVASHANGQGPEPWLNDNADPSRVFLAGESAGANIAHFVAVQAGVTKLVGLKIRGMLIVHPYFGTREPSDNELDKYVCPTSTEFDNDPIVNPAADPKLNEMACERVIVLVAEEDGFRNRGEAYYETLAKSGWRGKVEFFETKGEGHCFHVVINNHNTEVLKNKMVDFINKDI; via the coding sequence ATGGATTCAAGCAGTAATGAGGTCATCCGTGATTGTCCCCCGTTCTTTAAAGTCTACAAAGATGGCCGAGTTGAGAGATACTTTGTCACACAACCGGTTCCGGCGGGGCTGGACCCGACGACCGGCGTCCAGACTAAAGATGTGGTGATTTCACCGGCTGTCAAGGCCAGGATTTTCATGCCACAAAGTACAACCCCGGGTCAGAAGCTTCCCCTGCTTGTTCACTACCATGGCGGTGGCTTTTCCATTGGATCGGCCTTCGACACCTTCACCTATAAAGTGGCTGCCCCACTTGCAAAACAAGCCAATATCGTTTTGGTTTCGATTGATTACAGGCTAGCCCCCGAGCACCCTCTACCGATTGCGCACGATGATTCATGGGTAGGGCTACAATGGGTCGCTTCTCACGCAAACGGACAAGGGCCCGAACCATGGCTCAATGACAATGCGGATCCCAGCCGAGTTTTCTTGGCCGGTGAAAGCGCCGGAGCCAATATTGCCCACTTCGTGGCAGTCCAAGCTGGTGTAACCAAATTGGTGGGTTTAAAAATCAGAGGGATGCTTATAGTACATCCGTATTTCGGAACCAGAGAACCAAGCGATAATGAGTTGGACAAGTACGTTTGTCCAACGAGTACCGAATTCGACAATGACCCGATTGTGAACCCGGCAGCGGATccgaaattgaatgaaatggcaTGTGAAAGGGTGATTGTTTTGGTAGCAGAGGAAGATGGGTTTAGAAACAGAGGAGAGGCTTACTATGAAACATTGGCGAAGAGTGGGTGGCGAGGAAAGGTGGAGTTTTTCGAGACGAAAGGAGAGGGTCATTGCTTCCATGTCGTCATCAACAATCACAACACTGAGGTCTTGAAGAACAAAATGGTTGATTTTATAAACAAAGATATCTGA
- the LOC107953403 gene encoding uncharacterized protein, with product MADDLCFFTKDSFILKSSKKSPLVLRTVVLFFVMVCGVYICTICLKQISTGSTTEFLNFRVVQKPCPEPNIEPWEIPYVHYPNPKTYSRAECACNPVQYFAIMSMQRSGSGWFETLLNNHTNISSNGEIFSVKVRRSNVSTIFETLDKIYNLDWMSSASKNECTAAVGLKWMLNQGLMQHHKEIVEYFNTRGVSTIFLFRRNLLRRMISILANSYDRDAKPLNGTHKSHVHSPHEAAILASYKPVVNATTLIPSLRQVEETTKKGLEYFKSTRHIILYYEDVVKNHTKLAEVQEFLKVPKRELKSRQVKIHKGSLSNHIQNWVDVEKALNGTKYESYLHADYRK from the exons ATGGCCGACGATCTCTGTTTCTTCACCAAG GATTCTTTCATCCTAAAGTCGTCAAAGAAGTCTCCATTGGTGTTGAGGACGGTTGTATTGTTTTTTGTAATGGTTTGTGGAGTGTATATCTGCACGATTTGTTTGAAGCAAATAAGCACTGGCAGCACCactgaatttttgaattttagagTGGTCCAAAAGCCCTGTCCAGAACCTAATATTGAGCCATGGGAAATTCCTTACGTACACTATCCGAACCCCAAAACTTATAGCAG GGCTGAATGTGCGTGCAACCCAGTCCAGTATTTTGCCATTATGTCAATGCAGAGATCCGGGAGTGGATGGTTCGAGACATTATTGAACAATCATACTAACATAAGCTCAAATGGGGAGATATTTTCTGTCAAAGTTAGGAGGAGTAATGTGTCAACAATTTTTGAGACTTTGGACAAAATTTATAACCTAGACTGGATGAGTAGTGCCTCAAAAAATGAGTGCACAGCTGCAGTTGGCTTGAAGTGGATGCTTAATCAG GGACTGATGCAACATCATAAAGAAATAGTAGAATACTTTAATACTCGGGGTGTTTCAACTATTTTCCTCTTTAGAAGGAATCTTCTGCGCAGGATGATTTCAATACTAGCAAATTCTTATGATCGGGATGCTAAACCACTAAATGGAACCCACAAGTCTCATGTTCATTCACCTCATGAG GCTGCAATACTTGCTAGTTACAAGCCTGTAGTCAATGCCACAACGCTGATTCCAAGCCTAAGGCAGGTCGAAGAGACAACTAAGAAAGGTTTGGAGTACTTCAAAAGCACACGGCACATCATTCTTTACTATGAGGATGTAGTAAAGAACCACACT AAGTTAGCCGAGGTCCAAGAATTCCTAAAGGTTCCAAAGAGGGAGTTGAAGAGTCGTCAAGTAAAGATACACAAGGGATCGTTATCCAATCACATTCAGAATTGGGTTGATGTTGAAAAGGCACTCAATGGAACTAAGTATGAAAGTTATCTACATGCAGATTACAGGAAGTAA